A window from Thermosipho africanus Ob7 encodes these proteins:
- the ppdK gene encoding pyruvate, phosphate dikinase, giving the protein MSKKWVYFFANKQAEGRADMKDILGGKGANLAEMTNIGIPVPPGFTISTEVCKYYYDHGKTYPEDLKQQVDEALKRLEEVTGKRLGDPERPLLVSVRSGAAVSMPGMMDTILNLGLNDETVVGLAKLTNNERFAYDAYRRFLQMFGDTALGIPHAEFEKALEKRKEEKGVKLDVELDADDLKALVEDYKEIYKKHGKEFPQDTYKQLWAAIDAVFGSWMNERAIKYRQINNIKEGELLGTAVNIVTMVFGNMGDDCGTGVCFTRNPNTGEKIPYGEFLQNAQGEDVVAGIRTPVPLEELKKINEAVYNELLSIMERLEKHYRDMQDIEFTIEKGKLYILQTRNGKRTSQAAIKIAVDLVHEGLIDKETAVMRVKPEDVERVLHPKFDDEEVKNAKVIAKGLPASPGAATGKVYFDAKKAEEMHKNGEAVILVRPETSPEDVGGMNAAEGILTARGGMTSHAAVVARGMGKPAVVGAEEIVVDEEKLEFKVGDVVVKEGEWISIDGTTGNVYLGKITTVKPQGLEGEVAELLTWADEIRRLGVRTNADVPRDAKVAREFGAEGIGLCRTEHMFFEKDRIPKVRRMIVAKTKEQREAALAELLPLQKEDFKGLFRTMKGLPVTIRLIDPPLHEFLPHEEDQMKEVAEQVGITVEELKSIVEQLHELNPMLGHRGCRLTITYPEIAVMQTKAIIGAAIELKKEENIDVIPEIMIPLVGHINELKYVKKVVKETADALIKESGIDLTYKVGTMIEIPRAAVTADQIAQEAEFFSFGTNDLTQMTFGFSRDDVGKFLPEYLEKGILEHDPFKSLDWEGVGQLVKMGTEKGKATRKDLKVGVCGEHGGDPRSILFFDAAGLDYVSCSPYRVPVARIAAAQATIKNRK; this is encoded by the coding sequence ATGTCAAAGAAATGGGTATATTTTTTTGCTAACAAGCAAGCTGAAGGCCGCGCAGATATGAAGGACATACTTGGCGGAAAAGGCGCAAATCTCGCCGAAATGACTAACATTGGAATTCCTGTCCCACCAGGATTTACTATCTCAACAGAAGTTTGTAAATATTACTACGATCACGGAAAAACATATCCAGAAGATTTAAAACAACAAGTTGATGAAGCTTTAAAAAGATTAGAAGAAGTAACTGGAAAAAGACTTGGTGATCCAGAAAGACCATTACTCGTTTCCGTTAGATCAGGTGCTGCAGTATCCATGCCTGGAATGATGGATACCATTTTAAACCTCGGTTTGAACGATGAAACAGTTGTTGGTCTTGCAAAATTAACAAATAATGAAAGATTTGCATATGATGCATACAGAAGATTTTTACAAATGTTTGGTGATACAGCACTTGGAATTCCTCATGCAGAATTTGAAAAAGCACTCGAAAAAAGAAAAGAAGAAAAGGGAGTAAAACTTGACGTTGAACTTGATGCTGATGACCTTAAAGCTCTCGTTGAAGACTACAAAGAAATATACAAAAAACATGGAAAAGAATTCCCACAAGACACATACAAACAACTTTGGGCAGCTATCGATGCAGTATTTGGCTCATGGATGAACGAAAGGGCAATCAAATACAGACAAATTAATAACATAAAAGAAGGAGAACTTCTTGGAACAGCTGTTAATATAGTTACAATGGTATTCGGTAACATGGGCGATGACTGTGGTACAGGAGTTTGTTTCACAAGAAATCCAAATACTGGTGAAAAGATACCATACGGTGAATTCTTACAAAATGCACAAGGAGAAGACGTTGTTGCAGGTATAAGAACACCAGTTCCACTTGAAGAACTCAAGAAGATAAATGAAGCAGTATATAATGAACTCCTCTCCATCATGGAAAGACTTGAAAAACACTATAGAGATATGCAAGATATAGAATTTACAATCGAAAAAGGAAAACTCTACATCTTACAAACAAGAAATGGTAAAAGAACAAGCCAAGCTGCAATTAAAATAGCAGTTGATCTTGTCCATGAAGGACTTATTGATAAAGAAACTGCTGTTATGAGGGTAAAACCAGAAGACGTTGAAAGAGTGTTACACCCAAAATTCGATGATGAAGAAGTTAAAAATGCAAAAGTTATTGCAAAAGGTCTACCAGCATCACCAGGTGCAGCTACTGGTAAAGTGTATTTTGATGCTAAAAAAGCAGAAGAAATGCACAAAAATGGAGAAGCTGTCATTTTGGTAAGACCTGAAACAAGTCCAGAAGATGTCGGTGGTATGAACGCAGCAGAAGGTATATTAACCGCACGTGGTGGAATGACATCACACGCTGCAGTTGTCGCAAGAGGTATGGGAAAACCAGCAGTTGTTGGTGCAGAAGAAATTGTTGTTGATGAAGAAAAATTAGAATTCAAAGTCGGAGATGTTGTTGTAAAAGAAGGAGAATGGATTTCAATAGATGGTACTACCGGAAACGTATACCTTGGAAAAATAACTACAGTTAAACCACAAGGCCTTGAAGGTGAAGTTGCTGAACTTCTCACATGGGCTGATGAAATCAGAAGACTCGGTGTTAGAACAAACGCTGATGTTCCAAGGGATGCTAAAGTTGCAAGAGAATTCGGTGCAGAAGGTATAGGTCTCTGTAGAACAGAACACATGTTCTTTGAAAAAGACAGAATTCCAAAAGTAAGAAGAATGATCGTTGCAAAAACTAAAGAACAAAGAGAAGCAGCTCTTGCAGAACTTCTTCCACTTCAAAAAGAAGACTTCAAAGGATTATTTAGAACAATGAAAGGCTTACCAGTTACTATTAGATTGATAGATCCTCCACTACATGAATTCTTGCCACATGAAGAAGATCAAATGAAAGAAGTAGCAGAGCAAGTAGGTATTACTGTTGAAGAATTAAAATCAATAGTTGAACAACTTCATGAATTAAACCCAATGCTTGGTCACAGGGGTTGTAGGCTTACAATCACATACCCAGAAATTGCAGTAATGCAAACAAAAGCTATAATTGGTGCTGCTATTGAACTTAAGAAAGAAGAAAACATTGATGTCATTCCAGAAATCATGATCCCACTTGTAGGTCATATTAATGAACTTAAATACGTTAAAAAAGTAGTCAAAGAAACAGCAGATGCATTGATTAAAGAATCAGGAATCGACTTAACATACAAAGTTGGTACAATGATTGAAATTCCAAGAGCAGCTGTAACAGCGGATCAAATCGCTCAAGAAGCAGAATTTTTCAGCTTTGGAACAAACGACCTTACACAAATGACATTCGGATTCAGCCGTGACGATGTTGGAAAGTTCTTACCAGAATACCTTGAAAAAGGTATACTTGAGCACGATCCATTTAAGAGCCTTGATTGGGAAGGTGTAGGACAATTAGTCAAGATGGGAACAGAAAAAGGTAAAGCCACAAGAAAAGATCTTAAAGTTGGTGTTTGTGGTGAGCACGGTGGAGATCCAAGATCCATTCTATTCTTCGATGCTGCAGGACTTGACTATGTAAGCTGTTCTCCATACAGAGTTCCAGTAGCAAGAATAGCTGCTGCACAAGCAACAATTAAAAACAGAAAATAA